The proteins below come from a single Xenopus tropicalis strain Nigerian chromosome 9, UCB_Xtro_10.0, whole genome shotgun sequence genomic window:
- the cnppd1 gene encoding protein CNPPD1 (The RefSeq protein has 3 substitutions compared to this genomic sequence) — translation MERRVFGSFAGHLQREESSRQRAGIGRDFQDFPFLPGHTQLSKRVCKRLYYGWEDDCSMENLSSPVTDIAVELLQKAAPSPIRRLQKKYAAHVSREACISPCSMMLALIYIERIRNRNPEYLQHISSSDLFLISMMVASKYLYDEGEEEEVFNDEWGAAGRLDVQFVNSLEMNFLQAIDWSLYTHPREFFEVLRWLEGRVAEQQGMKRGWFTYTDFCALLEQGLWQKVFSDFFQQVTKLACILGLMYLTGVATLFASIAVLHKATWEMNGTLLVPSVSDQSSGEPAQLPLLVPATVPSEEFILPPDSVPSWSVGEESLEKRSGVTATALYLWGSVLTALTYSDTGGVNNEESPPPDWICPFCSKHKVSTFHPTSNKQNHTRCNSNYPTLGALPGLFRYGFPRALFCQSHPTSHSRENPDTFLPHRPFPETDLAHPDQNKYAFCTTEFSRFKSFIVPG, via the exons ATGGAGCGCAGGGTGTTCGGCTCCTTCGCTGGGCACCTACAGCGGGAAGAGAGCAGCCGCCAACGGGCCGGGATCGGGCGGGACTTCCAGGACTTCCCT TTTTTGCCTGGACACACCCAGCTGAGCAAGAGGGTCTGCAAACGTTTGTACTATGGCTGGGAGGATGATTGCTCCATGGAGAACTTATCTAGCCCAGTGACAG ATATTGCAGTGGAACTGCTTCAGAAGGCTGCCCCAAGTCCCATCCGCCGCTTGCAGAAGAAATATGCTGCTCATGTGTCCAG GGAAGCCTGCATTTCTCCTTGCTCCATGATGCTGGCCTTGATTTACATTGAAAGAATTCGGAACCGGAACCCTGAATACCTGCAGCATATCTCCTCGTCTGATCTCTTTCTCATATCCATG ATGGTGGCCAGCAAGTACCTGTACGATGAAGGCGAGGAAGAGGAGGTGTTTAATGACGAGTGGGGAGCAGCTGGGAGACTAGATGTACAGTTTGTCAACTCCTTGGAGATGAACTTCCTTCAGGCTATT GACTGGAGTCTGTATACACATCCCAGGGAATTCTTTGAGGTGCTCAGATGGCTGGAAGGAAG GGTGGCAGAGCAACAGGGTATGAAGAGGGGCTGGTTCACCTACACAGACTTTTGTGCTCTGCTTGAGCAAGGATTGTGGCAGAAAGTGTTTAGTGATTTCTTCCAGCAAGTAACCAAG CTGGCTTGTATCTTGGGCCTGATGTACCTTACCGGAGTTGCCACGTTGTTTGCTTCCATCGCCGTGCTTCACAAGGCCACCTGGGAAATGAATGGTACACTATTGGTTCCTTCTGTTTCTGATCAAAGCTCAGGTGAACCAGCCCAGCTTCCACTGCTCGTGCCAGCTACTGTTCCATCAGAGGAGTTCATCCTACCTCCTGATTCAGTTCCATCATGGTCTGTGGGAGAGGAGTCACTGGAGAAAAGGTCTGGTGTAACAGCCACTGCCTTGTACCTGTGGGGTTCTGTGCTGACAGCGCTCACTTACAGCGATACAGGAGGGGTTAATAACGAGGAATCCCCACCCCCAGACTGGATTTGCCCTTTCTGTTCTAAACATAAGGTATCCACTTTCCATCCTACCAGCAACAAGCAAAACCACACTCGCTGCAATTCTAATTATCCAACTCTTGGTGCCTTACCTGGACTCTTTCGTTATGGGTTTCCCCGCACGCTGTTCTGTCGAAACCACCCAACCTCACACTCGAGGGAAAACCCGGACACTTTCCTACCGCATAGGCCTTTTCCAGAGACTGACTTGGCACATCCAGACCAGAACAAGTACGCCTTCTGCACCACTGAATTCTCAAGGTTTAAATCTTTTATAGTCCCCGGTTAG